In Syngnathus acus chromosome 21, fSynAcu1.2, whole genome shotgun sequence, one genomic interval encodes:
- the maip1 gene encoding m-AAA protease-interacting protein 1, mitochondrial yields MALFTLRYCSKLASLRGFARVTTHESVHLKRCIKSQICVLSPAGVGQVVALRPYSSDRGEPKAIQKVVVVGIPNPFIWLRTRVYYFLIRAYFDSEFNIEEFTEGAKQAFCHVSKLLSQCQFAALEGLVAGDLIGKLEEKCSLLPPSYKTALSARPDELMYSTPGDVGIYYDDTGRRFVSILMRFWYLTSAHLPEDTLEGTRVFQVAIGGEREAESKRLLTANYEFQREFTKGVAPDWTITRIEHSKLLD; encoded by the exons ATGGCGCTCTTCACGTTAAGATATTGTTCCAAATTGGCGTCGTTACGCGGCTTCGCTCGCGTTACAACCCACGAAAGCGTTCACTTAAAACGGTGCATAAAATCCCAGATATGTGTCCTTTCTCCCGCCGGGGTCGGGCAAGTGGTGGCGCTGCGGCCGTACAGCTCCGACCGCGGCGAACCAAAAGCCATCCAGAAGGTGGTTGTCGTCGGCATCCCGAATCCCTTCATTTGGCTTCGGACGCGGGTCTACTACTTCCTCATCAGAGCTTATTTTGATTCCGAGTTCAACATAGAAGAGTTTACGGAAGGGGCTAAACAG GCTTTCTGCCATGTTTCCAAGCTGCTGTCACAGTGTCAGTTTGCAGCTCTCGAGGGGCTGGTGGCCGGTGAC TTAATCGGAAAGCTGGAGGAAAAGTGCAGCCTTCTGCCGCCGAGCTACAAGACGGCCCTGTCTGCCCGGCCCGACGAGCTCATGTACAGCACGCCGGGGGACGTGGGAATCTACTACGATGACACGG GGAGAAGGTTTGTGAGTATTTTGATGCGTTTCTGGTACCTGACCAGCGCGCATCTGCCCGAAGACACTCTGGAGGGAACTCGCGTCTTCCAGGTGGCCATTGGTGGAGAGCGGGAGGCGGAGAGCAAGAGGCTGCTTACCGCTAACTACGA ATTTCAAAGGGAGTTTACTAAAGGGGTGGCACCAGACTGGACCATTACACGGATAGAGCACTCCAAGCTTTTAGACTGa
- the tyw5 gene encoding tRNA wybutosine-synthesizing protein 5 — protein MATQMKMSVPVFTEVDRNVFLRQIYPKRIPAVLRGVSLGPCVDKWTVEYLAQKGGDKEVKIHVSSLPQMNFLKKNFVYRTLPFHEFVKRTSEEKHTDFFLCEDESYYLRSLGEDVRKEPADLHKQFPELAEDFHIPNFFDPGQFFSSVFRISSRHLQLWTHYDVMDNLLAQVTGRKRVVLYSPRDALHLYLTGDKSEVLEIDSPDVNLYPEFVKAVRYECVLEPGDLLFIPALWFHNTLALQFGVGVNVFWRQLPADSYDKKDPYGNKDPVAASRALQGLERALRCLDELPSDYADFYGRRMIQRIRERTLCPQVDLE, from the exons ATGGCTACTCAGATGAAAATGTCTGTTCCAGTGTTTACAGAGGTGGACAGGAATGTTTTTCTCCGACAAATATATCCAAAG cgtATTCCTGCTGTGCTGCGAGGAGTGTCTCTGGGTCCCTGCGTGGACAAGTGGACTGTGGAGTATCTTGCCCAGAAGGGAGGTGACAAGGAAGTGAAGATCCATGTCTCCAGCTTACCACAGATGAACTTCctcaaaaaaaactttgtatACAG GACTCTTCCGTTCCATGAATTTGTGAAAAGAACGTCGGAGGAGAAACATACAGATTTCTTCTTGTGTGAG GATGAGAGCTATTACCTTCGGTCCCTGGGAGAAGATGTTCGAAAG GAGCCAGCTGACCTGCATAAACAGTTCCCTGAGCTAGCAGAGGACTTTCACATCCCAAACTTCTTTGATCCTGGTCAGTTCTTCTCCAGCGTCTTCCGCATCAGCTCCCGCCATCTGCAGCTGTGGACACACTATGAT GTGATGGATAACCTTCTGGCTCAGGTGACGGGAAGGAAGAGAGTTGTCCTCTACAGCCCCCGGGATGCATTGCACCTCTATTTGACAG GTGACAAATCCGAAGTCTTGGAAATTGACTCGCCCGATGTGAACTTGTATCCTGAGTTTGTGAAGGCTGTGAGATACGAatgcgtgctggagcctggaGATCTGCTTTTCATTCCTG CCCTGTGGTTCCACAACACCCTGGCGCTGCAGTTCGGCGTGGGAGTCAACGTCTTCTGGCGCCAGCTCCCCGCCGACAGCTACGACAAAAAGGACCCGTACGGCAACAAAGACCCCGTGGCTGCGAGTCGCGCCCTTCAAGGCCTCGAGAGGGCGTTGCGCTGCCTTGACGAACTGCCGTCAGACTACGCTGACTTTTACGGCCGCCGCATGATTCAGCGAATCCGTGAGCGAACGTTGTGCCCACAGGTGGACTTGGAGTGA